A genomic segment from Denitratisoma oestradiolicum encodes:
- a CDS encoding M48 family metallopeptidase — MIPSHWFRRIVLVLFFMEVGGGILWVATRLAPDPAYKPFMQTVAGLIFLFGFYASAPLAARFLAPVASTDGPLQRRLAGVLASMPVGSPVYLYDHADQQANTVGLGQHHSRIYLTSGLVRRLSDPGLRGVIAHEESHVAERHILGTFAYASCFTLGSYGTNNNTVFLAGFLIFLALRRYFEYRADAGAAARVGKADALAALHELHEIYPLGHGIGGSLS; from the coding sequence ATGATTCCGTCCCACTGGTTCAGGCGGATTGTCCTGGTCCTCTTCTTCATGGAAGTGGGCGGCGGCATCTTGTGGGTGGCCACGCGGCTCGCCCCTGATCCCGCCTACAAACCTTTCATGCAGACGGTCGCCGGCCTGATCTTCCTGTTCGGCTTCTATGCCTCAGCGCCGTTGGCTGCGCGGTTTCTTGCGCCCGTGGCCTCGACGGACGGGCCATTGCAGCGGCGCTTGGCCGGCGTGCTCGCGTCTATGCCGGTCGGTTCGCCGGTCTATCTGTACGACCACGCCGACCAGCAAGCCAACACGGTCGGCCTCGGCCAGCATCATTCCCGCATTTATCTGACCTCGGGATTGGTCCGCCGACTGAGTGATCCAGGACTGCGCGGGGTCATTGCGCACGAGGAAAGCCACGTTGCGGAGCGCCACATCTTGGGCACCTTCGCATACGCCTCGTGCTTCACCCTCGGCAGCTACGGCACGAACAACAACACCGTTTTCCTCGCCGGCTTCCTGATCTTTCTGGCTTTGCGTCGCTACTTCGAGTATCGCGCCGATGCTGGCGCCGCCGCGCGGGTCGGCAAGGCCGACGCCTTGGCCGCGCTGCACGAGTTGCACGAGATTTACCCTCTCGGCCATGGCATCGGTGGATCTCTGTCTTGA
- a CDS encoding CFI-box-CTERM domain-containing protein, with protein sequence MKKYHTITDIVGTVYCEQKVLFDRERGDARPLDVRAKAAAGTFEHLRFEVEGHTRAAMDRRCFIASAVYGPDAPETCFLRAWRDRVLMPAAPGRLFVRGYYVLSPAVARFLSRHGLLAAAIRLLLNGIVRLLGMPR encoded by the coding sequence ATGAAGAAGTACCACACCATCACGGACATCGTTGGAACCGTCTACTGCGAGCAAAAGGTTCTCTTCGACCGCGAGCGCGGTGATGCCCGGCCGTTGGATGTACGCGCGAAGGCGGCCGCCGGCACCTTCGAGCATCTGCGCTTCGAGGTCGAGGGCCATACGCGGGCCGCCATGGACCGGCGATGCTTCATCGCCTCGGCCGTCTATGGCCCTGATGCTCCTGAAACGTGCTTTCTGCGCGCTTGGCGCGACCGTGTGTTGATGCCGGCGGCGCCCGGGCGCCTGTTTGTGCGCGGGTACTACGTGCTGTCGCCAGCCGTGGCGCGGTTCCTCTCTCGCCATGGCTTGCTCGCCGCTGCGATCCGCTTGCTACTCAACGGCATCGTGCGGCTGCTGGGGATGCCGCGATGA
- a CDS encoding Dna2/Cas4 domain-containing protein, with the protein MNNLASFILFGLALALAAWTFLVWRGFSQDWLPDELKAGRVAQVERNLRADHPYRVIGRPDQVYRLPDGLHVPLENKNRDAHRVYETDIAQLSLQGWLLRRNGLPTAAFGYAVINSRTTRKRKAIRVELRDDAYCEQLIARYLAIIEGRAQARKSRGPKCKSCGHAGACN; encoded by the coding sequence ATGAACAACCTGGCCAGCTTCATCTTGTTCGGTCTGGCCCTGGCACTGGCCGCGTGGACGTTCCTCGTCTGGCGTGGCTTCTCCCAGGATTGGTTGCCCGATGAACTGAAGGCCGGCCGGGTTGCGCAAGTCGAACGGAACCTCCGGGCCGACCATCCTTACCGGGTCATCGGCCGACCCGACCAGGTGTATCGCCTTCCGGACGGGCTGCATGTCCCCCTCGAAAACAAGAACCGCGATGCCCACCGCGTCTATGAGACCGACATCGCGCAGCTTTCCTTGCAGGGGTGGCTTCTGCGCCGCAATGGCCTACCCACCGCTGCCTTTGGCTACGCCGTCATCAACAGCCGGACCACGCGCAAGCGCAAGGCCATCCGTGTTGAGCTGCGCGACGACGCCTACTGCGAACAATTGATCGCGCGCTACCTCGCCATCATCGAGGGGCGCGCCCAGGCCCGCAAGAGCCGAGGCCCGAAATGCAAGAGCTGCGGCCATGCTGGAGCTTGCAACTAG